In a genomic window of Gossypium arboreum isolate Shixiya-1 chromosome 9, ASM2569848v2, whole genome shotgun sequence:
- the LOC108457174 gene encoding splicing factor U2af small subunit B-like, with translation MAEHLASIFGTEKDRVNCPFYFKIGACRHGDRCSRLHTKPSISPTILLSNMYQRPDMITPGVDAQGNPIDPRKIQQHFEAFYEDLFEELSKYGQIESLNICDNLADHMVGNVYVQFREEEHAANAVKNLSGRFYAARPIIVDFSPVTDFREATCRQYDENTCSRGGYCNFMHLKRISRELRRQLFGRSKRRRSHSRSRSPNRRRSSHDERPHGSRDHSRRYNDRDNYHESRSRRRRSTSPGHRRGRSRSPGGKRNHSPIREGSEERRAKIEQWNREREQQENANNFEKDAANNNNENGSNEYLRNDDKNYQQQE, from the exons ATGGCGGAGCATTTGGCGTCGATATTTGGGACTGAAAAGGACAGAGTGAACTGCCCCTTCTATTTCAAGATAGGCGCGTGCCGTCATGGGGATCGCTGCTCGCGTCTCCACACCAAGCCCAGCATCAGCCCTACTATCCTTCTCTCCAACATGTACCAACGGCCGGACATGATCACCCCGGGCGTCGACGCCCAGGGTAACCCCATCGATCCCCGCAAGATCCAACAACATTTTGAG GCTTTTTATGAGGATTTGTTTGAGGAGTTGAGCAAGTACGGTCAAATTGAGAGTTTGAACATATGTGATAACTTGGCTGACCATATG GTAGGCAATGTGTATGTTCAGTTTAGAGAGGAAGAACACGCTGCAAATGCAGTAAAGAATCTTAGCGGAAGATTTTATGCTG CCCGTCCTATCATTGTTGACTTCTCACCTGTGACGGACTTCCGAGAGGCCACCTGTAGGCAGTATGATGAGAATACTTGCAGTCGTGGTGGATACTGCAATTTTATGCACCTTAAAAGAATAAGCAG GGAGTTGAGGCGCCAGTTATTTGGAAGGTCAAAAAGGAGGCGAAGTCATAGCCGAAGCAGAAGCCCTAACCGGCGTCGTAGTAGCCATGATGAGCGCCCTCATGGTTCACGTGACCATAGTAGACGGTACAATGATAGGGATAATTATCACGAAAGCCGGAGCAGAAGACGCAGAAGCACAAGTCCTGGTCATCGGAGAGGTCGGAGCAGAAGCCCTGGGGGAAAGAGGAATCATAGCCCAATCCGTGAAGGCAGTGAGGAGAGACGTGCTAAAATTGAGCAATGGAATCGTGAAAGGGAGCAACAGGAAAatgcaaataattttgagaaaGACGCTGCCAATAATAACAACGAGAATGGTAGCAATGAATATTTGCGGAATGATGATAAGAACTATCAGCAACAGGAGTAG